TTAGCTCTAAACTATCAATGGGTTTACATACAGCATTAATAAGCGAGCATGCTTCTCAATGATCATCCTATCGGCTATGCTTTCATAGGCCATTTTTTGTTTAATTCCGTTATGAAAGTTTTGACATTCTTTTTATCTTCCATAATTGGGGAATAGACGTACGAAAGTGTTCTGTTAAAGAATTCATTTTTCACCTGAATAATAGAAAGGATTTTATTTTGTACATCCCTTTCAATTACACTTCGGGATAGAAGGGCCAGCCCTGCGCCATTTTTTATAAGTGTTTCTTTAATTCCTTGATTACTGCTTATCGTGAGTATCGATTTAATTTTCAATCCATTTGAACGTATGACGTGATTAAGGTATTCACGTGTCCCAGATCCAACTTCCCTTGTTACCCATGCTTGGTCATGTAAATCAGTAATCCCGACTTCGTCTTGATTAGCGAGTTCATGATTGTTAGAAGACACAATGAATAGCTCATCTTGCATGAATGGGTGTACGGAAAGCTCTTTTTCATTAGTTTGACCTTCGATTAAACCAATATCCACTTTGTATAGCCGAACGGCTTGGACGATTTCTTCCGTGTTACCGATTACGACTTGAAGTTCAAGTTCAGGATAGTCCTCTTGAAGGTCGATGAGTAAAGAAGGGAGGATATACTCTCCTATTGTAAAACTTGCTCCGATCTTCAATTCACCCTTGATGGACCTATCGTGTTCCTGAATGTCTTGTCTGGTCTGTTCATAGATTGTGATCATTTGCTTGGCCCGGTCGTAAAGAATTTCTCCCGTTAAGGTGACTTTCAGGAATTTAGGAGAACGGAGAAATAATTTAGTTTGGAACTCTTCTTCCAATTTTTTTATATGCAAACTAACACTTGGTTGCGACATAAGAAGCATTTCTGCTGTTTTAGTAAAATTCTTGACTTCCACTAGGGTCACAAATGTTTTTAGAGCATCATAGTACATAGAAATTTCTCCTTATTATTAATATTCTTAATAGTTACAATAAATTATATATATTTTACTAATGATGCGCCTTCCGGTAAAGTTTTAATGAGAAACTTATTTTAGGAAGAGTATAAGCTGGGGAGGGTTAATGTCCTTTATAACCTTATTTTTTATTTGTAGCGTGCTATGAATCTATAATGACTGTATTTTCAATTTTTTTTGGAGTTAAAACCGACTTCGTCTATAGGAGTAAACGAATTAATTATTTTATGGATGGAAATAAAAATGTTTAACCCACTCGTTATACCTAAGAACCAACTAAGATAAGTTAATATTCCTTTGTGAGGTGGAAATCGTGCAACTTCAGGTAAGTAACAGTCCCTTTAATCATGAGCAGGCAGAGCTCCTTAACAGCCTCCTGCCTAGTTTGACAGAAACACAAAAAGTTTGGTTGAGCGGTTATCTGGCTGCATCTTTGTCAGTTTCGAATATGAGTTCAGCCGACGCTCCGGTATTGGAGGCTCAAAGCAGCGGAAAGACAGTATCAAAAGAGGTGACCATTCTTTATGGTTCACAGTCGGGCAATGCTCAAGGGCTGGCAGAAAATGCGGCGAGTAAGCTTGAGGGTAATGGCTTTCAGGTTACCATTTCATCCATGAGTGACTTTAAATTCAACAATTTGAAAAAAGTCCAAAATCTCCTCATTTCCGTTAGCACGCATGGAGAAGGTGATCCGCCGGATAATACATTGTCTTTCCATGAGTATCTTCATGGCAGGAGGGCTCCAAGCCTCGAAGGTCTCCGCTTTTCAGTATTGGCGCTTGGGGACAGTTCATATGAGTTTTTCTGTGAAACGGGAAAACAATTCGATAAACGCTTGGAGGAACTGGGCGGGACACGGTTATTTCCGCGAATGGACTGCGACCTTGATTATGATGAGCCTGCTTCCGAATGGCTGGAAGGAGTCATTTCTAGTTTAAATGAAGGTCAAGGCAGTTCTGTTGCTGCAGTTCCTGCAACGGTGGCTTCAGTAGGTGAACAAACGTATTCGAGAACAAATCCGTTTAAAGCGGAAGTGCTTGAAAATATAAACTTGAACGGTCGTGGCTCCAATAAAGAGACACATCATCTCGAGTTATCTCTTGAGGGCTCTGGTCTTGCATTCGAACCTGGAGACAGCCTTGGTATTTATCCGAAAAATGATTCGGATTTAGTGGATAGGCTTCTTAAGGAACTCAATTGGGACCCAGAAGAAATCGTGAAGGTCAATAAACAGGGAGAAGTTCGTCAGCTTAGGGAATCGCTCATCTCCGATTTTGAAATTACGGTTTTGACAAAATCCCTCATTGAACAAGCGGCCCAGCTTTCAGATAACGAAGATTTAAAGGAGCTTTTA
This sequence is a window from Brevibacillus sp. JNUCC-41. Protein-coding genes within it:
- a CDS encoding LysR family transcriptional regulator → MYYDALKTFVTLVEVKNFTKTAEMLLMSQPSVSLHIKKLEEEFQTKLFLRSPKFLKVTLTGEILYDRAKQMITIYEQTRQDIQEHDRSIKGELKIGASFTIGEYILPSLLIDLQEDYPELELQVVIGNTEEIVQAVRLYKVDIGLIEGQTNEKELSVHPFMQDELFIVSSNNHELANQDEVGITDLHDQAWVTREVGSGTREYLNHVIRSNGLKIKSILTISSNQGIKETLIKNGAGLALLSRSVIERDVQNKILSIIQVKNEFFNRTLSYVYSPIMEDKKNVKTFITELNKKWPMKA
- a CDS encoding assimilatory sulfite reductase (NADPH) flavoprotein subunit, producing the protein MQLQVSNSPFNHEQAELLNSLLPSLTETQKVWLSGYLAASLSVSNMSSADAPVLEAQSSGKTVSKEVTILYGSQSGNAQGLAENAASKLEGNGFQVTISSMSDFKFNNLKKVQNLLISVSTHGEGDPPDNTLSFHEYLHGRRAPSLEGLRFSVLALGDSSYEFFCETGKQFDKRLEELGGTRLFPRMDCDLDYDEPASEWLEGVISSLNEGQGSSVAAVPATVASVGEQTYSRTNPFKAEVLENINLNGRGSNKETHHLELSLEGSGLAFEPGDSLGIYPKNDSDLVDRLLKELNWDPEEIVKVNKQGEVRQLRESLISDFEITVLTKSLIEQAAQLSDNEDLKELLVPGNEERLKQYREGRDLLDFIRDFGSWGESAQEFVSILRKIPARLYSIASSLSAYPDEVHLTIGAVRYESHGRERKGVCSILCADRLQPGDMLPVYIQHNQNFKQPKNPDTPIIMIGPGTGIAPFRSFIQDREESEAKGKTWLFFGDQHFVTDFLYQTEWQKWLETGVLTKMDVAFSRDTDEKVYVQNRMREHSGELYEWLQEGAAVYICGDEKNMAHDVHNTLIEIIEKEGNMSHADAQAYLEELQQNKRYQRDVY